A genomic segment from Streptosporangium roseum DSM 43021 encodes:
- a CDS encoding Lrp/AsnC family transcriptional regulator, which translates to MDATDRAILGLLQVEGRLSNLELAERVRLTPSPCLRRVRNLEEAGVITGYRAVVDPAAVGRGFQVLAYVELEGQDAETVTAFEAAVMEIDDVVECLRMFGRPDYVLRVAVPDMDSYSQLCLEKLGRLPGLDKLTSQIAMKALKPGGVLPL; encoded by the coding sequence ATGGATGCAACGGATCGCGCAATTCTCGGTCTCCTGCAGGTGGAGGGGCGGCTCAGCAACCTCGAACTCGCCGAGCGCGTGCGGCTGACCCCCTCGCCGTGCCTGCGCCGGGTCCGCAACCTTGAGGAGGCGGGGGTGATAACCGGCTACCGGGCCGTGGTCGACCCCGCCGCGGTCGGGCGCGGGTTCCAGGTCCTCGCCTACGTCGAGTTGGAGGGGCAGGACGCCGAGACCGTGACCGCCTTCGAGGCGGCGGTCATGGAGATCGACGACGTGGTCGAGTGCCTGCGCATGTTCGGCCGCCCCGACTACGTGCTGCGGGTCGCCGTGCCCGACATGGACTCCTACAGCCAGCTCTGCCTGGAGAAGCTCGGCCGCCTGCCCGGACTCGACAAGCTCACCTCCCAGATCGCCATGAAGGCACTCAAGCCGGGCGGCGTTCTGCCGCTGTGA